A region of the Geomonas subterranea genome:
GGTCGCGGTTCACGACCGGCTCCTTCTTGGAGTTAACCCATCCCCTTTTCACCCAGCCGGAGAGCCACTCGGTCATCCCCTTGGCCAGATACTGGGAGTCGGTGGTGACCACCACCTCGCAGGGGCGGGTCAGGGCCTCCAGCGCCTGGATCGCGGCGCTCATCTCCATCCGGTTGTTGGTGGTGTCGCCCTCGGCGCCGGAGAGTTCCTTCACCTTGTCGCCGTAGCGCAGGATGCTCCCCCAGCCGCCGACCCCGGGGTTGCCGCTGCAGGCGCCGTCGCAGAAGATCTCAACCCGCATGCGGCCGTCCCCCCTGCTGCGGCAACTGCGCGGCGATGGCGTCCATGACGCGGT
Encoded here:
- the rnhA gene encoding ribonuclease HI, which translates into the protein MRVEIFCDGACSGNPGVGGWGSILRYGDKVKELSGAEGDTTNNRMEMSAAIQALEALTRPCEVVVTTDSQYLAKGMTEWLSGWVKRGWVNSKKEPVVNRDLWEKLQALAKVHRITWVWVRGHNGHVENERCDELARAAIDSYRAGAGR